The following are encoded together in the Heterodontus francisci isolate sHetFra1 unplaced genomic scaffold, sHetFra1.hap1 HAP1_SCAFFOLD_43, whole genome shotgun sequence genome:
- the LOC137364976 gene encoding histone H2B-like, whose amino-acid sequence MNARRLQGDLDRGAKKTVSKPSAKGGKRRRKSRKESYSIYIYKVMKQVHPDTGISSKAMSIMNSFVNDIFERIAGEASRLAHYNKRSTIGSWEIQTAVRLLLPGELAKHAVSEGTKAVTKYTSSK is encoded by the exons atgaatgcaaggaggcttcaaggggatttggacagg ggcgccaagaaaactgtgagtaaaccgtcagcaaagggcggcaaaaggcggagaaagtcgaggaaggagagttactccatctacatctacaaagtgatgaagcaggttcaccccgacaccggcatctcctccaaggccatgagcatcatgaactcgtttgtgaacgatatattcgagcgcatcgcgggtgaggcttcccgcctggcccattacaacaagcgcagcaccatcggctcctgggagatccagaccgccgtgcgcctgctgctgcccggggagctggccaagcacgccgtgtcggaagggacaaaggcggtgaccaagtacaccagctccaagtaa